The following coding sequences lie in one Apium graveolens cultivar Ventura chromosome 3, ASM990537v1, whole genome shotgun sequence genomic window:
- the LOC141710928 gene encoding GDSL esterase/lipase At5g45960-like isoform X3: MFYDLFLPEDLAMVALSLILPENLPPYLDSRLSMDELMTGVSFASAGSRFNPLTAKLDGTISMPKQMENFKEYKTKVEAVIGTERTEALIEKTVYVISAVHSSVCSVGWIYDYEGKRCYHHKIYRGSRLRA, translated from the exons ATGTTTTATGACCT ATTCCTACCGGAAGATTTAGCAATGGTCGCCTTGTCACTGATTTTGCCG GAAAATTTGCCACCATATTTGGATTCTAGGCTTAGCATGGATGAGCTTATGACTGGTGTTAGCTTCGCCTCTGCTGGCTCTAGATTCAACCCTCTCACGGCCAAATTAGAC GGTACAATTTCGATGCCAAAACAAATGGAGAATTTCAAAGAGTATAAAACAAAGGTTGAAGCAGTGATTGGGACAGAAAGAACTGAAGCTCTGATAGAGAAGACTGTTTATGTAATCAGCGCAG TCCATAGTTCAGTGTGTTCAGTTGGATGGATCTATGATTATGAAGGCAAGAGATGCTACCATCACAAGATTTACCGAGGATCTAGATTGCGAGCTTGA
- the LOC141710928 gene encoding GDSL esterase/lipase At5g45960-like isoform X1: MFYDLFLPEDLAMVALSLILPENLPPYLDSRLSMDELMTGVSFASAGSRFNPLTAKLDGTISMPKQMENFKEYKTKVEAVIGTERTEALIEKTVYVISAGTNNFVVNYYGASGIRRYSYSIPGYSQFLVQQIQQFIESIVQCVQLDGSMIMKARDATITRFTEDLDCELESRRGCT, translated from the exons ATGTTTTATGACCT ATTCCTACCGGAAGATTTAGCAATGGTCGCCTTGTCACTGATTTTGCCG GAAAATTTGCCACCATATTTGGATTCTAGGCTTAGCATGGATGAGCTTATGACTGGTGTTAGCTTCGCCTCTGCTGGCTCTAGATTCAACCCTCTCACGGCCAAATTAGAC GGTACAATTTCGATGCCAAAACAAATGGAGAATTTCAAAGAGTATAAAACAAAGGTTGAAGCAGTGATTGGGACAGAAAGAACTGAAGCTCTGATAGAGAAGACTGTTTATGTAATCAGCGCAGGTACAAACAATTTTGTTGTCAATTATTATGGTGCCTCTGGTATACGAAGATATAGCTATTCAATTCCTGGCTACTCCCAATTCTTAGTCCAACAAATTCAACAGTTTATAGAG TCCATAGTTCAGTGTGTTCAGTTGGATGGATCTATGATTATGAAGGCAAGAGATGCTACCATCACAAGATTTACCGAGGATCTAGATTGCGAGCTTGAAAGCAGGAGGGGTTGCACTTAA
- the LOC141710928 gene encoding GDSL esterase/lipase At5g45960-like isoform X2 yields the protein MDELMTGVSFASAGSRFNPLTAKLDGTISMPKQMENFKEYKTKVEAVIGTERTEALIEKTVYVISAGTNNFVVNYYGASGIRRYSYSIPGYSQFLVQQIQQFIEFGRKERKATVAPTVIPDPDYRIPVVLLVLCVKCIGFFYQLNG from the exons ATGGATGAGCTTATGACTGGTGTTAGCTTCGCCTCTGCTGGCTCTAGATTCAACCCTCTCACGGCCAAATTAGAC GGTACAATTTCGATGCCAAAACAAATGGAGAATTTCAAAGAGTATAAAACAAAGGTTGAAGCAGTGATTGGGACAGAAAGAACTGAAGCTCTGATAGAGAAGACTGTTTATGTAATCAGCGCAGGTACAAACAATTTTGTTGTCAATTATTATGGTGCCTCTGGTATACGAAGATATAGCTATTCAATTCCTGGCTACTCCCAATTCTTAGTCCAACAAATTCAACAGTTTATAGAG TTTGGAAGGAAGGAAAGGAAAGCAACTGTAGCCCCAACTGTCATTCCTGACCCAGATTACCGGATACCAGTTGTTTTACTTGTTCTGTGTGTTAAATGTATTGGATTTTTTTACCAGTTAAATGGCTAA